In Sulfurihydrogenibium subterraneum DSM 15120, one genomic interval encodes:
- the rsmI gene encoding 16S rRNA (cytidine(1402)-2'-O)-methyltransferase, giving the protein MGKLYVVATPIGNLKDITFRALEVLKSVDVIAAEDTRHIQKLLNHYGIYGKKLISYHDYNEEEKSEKLIEILKIQDVALVSDAGTPCISDPGYRIVKKARENNIEVVPIPGAFAGAVALSVSGLPSDKFLFVGFLPNKETEREENLKHYIDIGFTFILYESPKRVLKTLKTLEKVDPLADVVVAKELTKIHESFFTGKPENIIKFFEENPDKLKGEFVILVHPNKEKVVDMNLILTEAKQLKNHGMKTKEISSLLSQKYKVSKKEIYKKILNL; this is encoded by the coding sequence ATGGGAAAACTTTATGTTGTAGCAACACCTATAGGAAACTTAAAAGATATAACATTTAGAGCCTTAGAAGTTTTAAAGTCAGTAGATGTAATAGCAGCTGAAGATACAAGACATATTCAGAAACTTTTAAATCATTATGGAATATATGGAAAAAAACTTATTAGTTATCATGATTACAACGAAGAAGAAAAATCTGAAAAATTGATAGAGATTTTAAAAATTCAAGATGTTGCTTTAGTATCAGATGCAGGAACGCCCTGTATATCAGACCCAGGGTATAGAATTGTAAAAAAGGCTCGTGAAAACAACATAGAAGTAGTGCCTATTCCTGGTGCGTTTGCTGGCGCAGTTGCCTTATCTGTTTCTGGACTTCCTTCTGATAAATTTCTTTTTGTTGGGTTTTTACCTAACAAAGAAACTGAAAGAGAAGAAAATCTAAAGCATTACATCGATATAGGCTTTACCTTCATTCTATATGAAAGTCCAAAAAGAGTTTTAAAAACCCTAAAAACACTGGAAAAAGTAGACCCTTTGGCAGATGTAGTTGTAGCAAAGGAACTGACTAAGATCCATGAATCTTTTTTTACAGGCAAGCCTGAAAATATTATAAAATTCTTTGAAGAAAATCCTGATAAACTTAAAGGTGAGTTTGTAATACTGGTTCATCCTAATAAGGAAAAAGTTGTAGATATGAATTTAATCTTAACAGAAGCAAAACAACTAAAAAATCATGGTATGAAAACAAAAGAGATATCTTCTCTCCTTTCTCAAAAGTATAAAGTATCTAAAAAAGAAATTTATAAAAAAATACTAAATCTGTAG
- the rbfA gene encoding 30S ribosome-binding factor RbfA codes for MKEKSHRMEKINSLLKKEISDIILHEYEIGQDNFITISVIDTKADLSQADVYVSALKDEDKIVEALNKESGHIRHILGKKIRMKKTPKLIFKKDIFKLQI; via the coding sequence ATGAAAGAAAAATCTCACAGAATGGAAAAAATAAACAGTCTTTTAAAAAAAGAGATATCAGATATTATTCTCCACGAGTACGAGATTGGACAGGATAATTTTATAACTATAAGTGTTATAGATACTAAAGCAGATTTAAGTCAGGCTGATGTTTACGTTTCCGCTTTAAAAGATGAAGATAAAATAGTAGAAGCTCTAAATAAAGAAAGCGGTCATATAAGGCACATTCTTGGGAAAAAGATAAGAATGAAAAAAACTCCAAAGCTGATTTTTAAAAAGGATATATTTAAGCTACAGATTTAG